Proteins from a genomic interval of Candidatus Korarchaeum sp.:
- a CDS encoding VIT1/CCC1 family protein → MNLLDFQRDEINSYHTYMKISERLSGENRELIRKIAEDELRHYEIIRRFTGRDIKPDRVKIFLYYALSRILGLTFVVKLMERSEERAQEGYEGLLGISQEFKGIIDDELEHEEKLASMIKEERVEYIGSMILGLSDALVELTGSLAGFSIALQSSKYIAAAGLITGIAASLSMSASEYLSRKSELRGNPLRGAFYTGITYIAVVIFLVLPFLLMEDVFSALLSMLSSASLMVIFFSVYLAVIRERSIVRSALEMLSISLGVAALSYIIGIAARGILGLSID, encoded by the coding sequence GTGAATCTGCTGGACTTCCAGAGGGATGAGATAAACTCTTACCACACTTATATGAAGATATCGGAGAGGCTGAGTGGGGAGAATCGGGAGTTGATCAGGAAGATAGCTGAAGATGAGCTGAGGCACTACGAGATCATAAGGAGATTCACTGGGAGGGATATAAAACCCGATAGAGTGAAGATCTTCCTCTATTACGCTTTATCGAGGATCTTGGGGCTCACCTTCGTAGTTAAGCTGATGGAGAGATCCGAGGAGAGGGCTCAGGAAGGGTATGAAGGACTCCTAGGGATATCTCAGGAGTTCAAGGGGATAATAGATGACGAGCTAGAGCACGAGGAGAAGTTAGCCAGTATGATAAAGGAGGAGAGGGTGGAATACATAGGATCGATGATACTGGGGCTAAGTGATGCTCTAGTTGAGCTTACAGGTTCATTAGCGGGATTCTCAATCGCTCTTCAGAGCTCGAAGTACATAGCGGCCGCGGGCCTCATCACGGGGATAGCAGCTAGCCTCTCAATGTCTGCTTCAGAGTACCTATCGAGGAAGTCGGAGTTGAGGGGCAATCCTTTGAGGGGGGCTTTCTATACGGGGATAACTTACATCGCCGTCGTGATATTCTTGGTCCTACCGTTCCTCCTGATGGAAGATGTATTCTCAGCCCTCCTATCGATGCTATCCTCCGCCTCATTAATGGTGATATTCTTCTCAGTATACTTAGCGGTCATAAGGGAGAGGAGCATAGTTAGATCCGCCCTGGAGATGCTATCTATAAGCCTAGGCGTGGCAGCTCTCTCATATATTATAGGTATAGCGGCTAGAGGGATCTTGGGGCTCAGCATAGATTAA
- a CDS encoding winged helix-turn-helix domain-containing protein has translation MGTVMPRAQLVRNALTDILGATPAEVLGKTCSIFMRVVESSQEGDIMLYLFGLRLGEKLGKELGEVAQEDSWSTLSEIFTFLGLAGGIEILAERPRSVLICVKPPGDPEKRVSCSLARGIVLGFTSMISGDQLYVKDRGPCPGERGCLLELTKTSEDVLMNPIRRAIVEYLRVNQGAHMRQISRDLGISLGSLRWHLDVLERKGIVREKRKGNMTEFYLSDI, from the coding sequence ATGGGCACCGTGATGCCTAGAGCTCAGTTGGTCAGGAACGCGCTCACCGATATATTGGGAGCTACTCCAGCGGAGGTGTTGGGGAAGACCTGCTCCATCTTCATGAGGGTAGTTGAGTCCTCTCAGGAAGGGGACATCATGCTCTACCTCTTCGGATTGAGGCTGGGAGAGAAGTTGGGGAAGGAGTTAGGGGAAGTAGCTCAGGAAGATTCATGGAGCACGCTATCAGAGATCTTCACCTTTCTGGGATTGGCTGGAGGCATTGAGATCCTCGCTGAGAGGCCCAGAAGCGTGCTAATATGCGTAAAACCCCCCGGGGACCCAGAGAAGAGGGTCAGCTGCAGCTTGGCTAGGGGGATAGTACTGGGCTTCACCTCCATGATCTCCGGTGATCAGCTCTATGTCAAGGATCGGGGCCCCTGTCCGGGTGAGAGGGGATGCCTCCTGGAGTTGACCAAGACTTCGGAGGATGTCCTCATGAACCCGATCAGGAGGGCCATAGTGGAGTACCTTAGGGTCAATCAAGGGGCCCATATGAGGCAGATCTCGAGGGACCTAGGTATAAGCTTAGGATCCCTCAGATGGCATCTGGATGTGCTAGAGAGGAAGGGTATCGTGAGGGAGAAGAGGAAGGGGAATATGACGGAGTTCTACCTCTCCGATATATGA